ataaataataaataataaaaaaaaatagacatattAGTCACCTCTGACAAAGAAACTTGACAAACGTGCACCAACCCCACTAGAGACTGTACGCAACAACTTTAGGGagaggaatcatagaatcttgGAATCAGAGAGTGGTCTgtgttggaaggaaccttaaagaccatcccattccaaccccctgcaatgagcagggacaccttccactagaaaACCTTATTCAACGCTgcatccaacctgaccttaaGCACTTCCGGGGATggggcttctctgggcaacctgttccactgcctcaccaccaatggaagtgtttaaggccaggtgTGAGGGAGCTTGAAACTCAGTCTTGACTCCAAAATGTGCTTGCGCCAGAGCTTCCATGTGGCTACAGATGTCCTTCAGCATACgtgccctgcagagcaggcagggaacACACCGACTGAATGGCAGTGGGACTGTTCCCAGAGTCCACAGTGGAAATTGTACTGGAAGTCACTGTGGCttgctttggagaaaaatgcaaacagtagCAGCAAAAATCGCACAATCCCCCTTGCATTTCTCAGTGATCCAATTCTTCTCCAATCCAGGGCACCACTTTCATACTCCTCACATACCAGTGTGGTTGGCTCCATATGTTCCACATGGTTGTGCCATGGCACGTTCAGGTGTATTGGGTGGATCACTGCCAGAGGTGATGGTGCCCCCTTTAAAAAGCCCCTGTTACTGCCACCCTTGACTATGGCTTGCCTCAGAGCCTTCCCTGCCACTCCTCTGCCACTATCCCTGGATATGGCATCCGCCCATTCTGCAGCCATGCCTGGTGAGCCTTCTCATGGACTTTCAAGCTCCCTCAcacctggccttaaacacttccattggtggtgaggcagtggaacaggttgcccagagaagccccATCCCCGGAAGTGCttaaggtcaggttggatgcAGCGTTGAATAAGGTtttctagtggaaggtgtccctgctcattgcagggggttggaatgggatggtctttaaggttccttccaacacAGACCACTCTCTGATTCcaagattctatgattcctctCCCTAAAGTTGTTGCGTACAGTCTCTAGTGGGGTTGGTGCACGTTTGTCAAGTTTCTTTGTCAGAGGTGACTaatatgtctatttttttttattatttattatttattttggagtcAAGACTGAGTGTTTGAGACCTATGGTAGTTACAAGAGAAAATGTGCATAAATTGTCTTGCAGGCAGGCTCTGTGCAACTGAACGTTGAAGTTGTGCTAACACAATTTTGCTGTTCTTACACAAATGCCCgtgcaatatttattttgaactgCTTGTTTCTTGGTTTGGATGTATCGCTCTGGTGACTACAAACCAATACTCCATTCTTTTTTGAAGATGAGTTTGTTAACTTGAAGGATGTCACAGAAAACTCACTCAGACTAAAGACTATTAGTTTGGAAACATCTTACAAGCTGTGTTGATCTAAAAAGGCACACAAACGGTGCTGAAATTTGACAACAGTGTGGTATAACTTGCAAGCATAGCACAGTCATTCAGTAAGGTCAGCAGTTAATTGAACGCTTACAAAATGCTGAATGGAATTACAGCTCTTTGTCTTCAGCTGATTTTGAACCAGGTATAATGTATAGTCTTGTGAGGCtatcaaagaataaaaattctgtCCACATAGTGAGATAATTCCCACAGCAAAAGATTGCTGCTTTGCAGGTTAGTGGTGTAATTATTTAGGAGTACGTGTTTCTCAGGCTAGACCCAGACTTTCCTAGTTGAAGTTCAGAGCAGTACAGCCCATAAGCAGCGGACCGGGAACAGAAGTAATGGTCAGAAGCCATTTTTGTTTGTCACAGCTCATAGTTGAGTTTATTTTCACGTGCCAAATTTTGAAGTGGTAAGAAATGCGTGGTACATATCAGGACACTGAGGGAGTTAGGAATGGGTGATTCACAAGGCAGGAGAGAACTTTGCTGTCTTAAGGAGATCTTGTGGATTTACTATTTGTCTTATTCATTTCAGAATAAGAGAACTGGGCagagctttttgttgtttgcatatatactgaagtaaaaacatGATGCTTCTACTTGCAGATGTGTAAGAGCATGTGCAGTCATCTCTGACCATTTTGATCTTTCTAATGTTAAAAGTTTCCCATCCAATACAGGTCCAGTTATGGAAGTATTAATAAGGAAATATTAGAATCGTTATAATTTTTATTGATTGGTAGAAATGTGGTCTGATGAGAGATGTGTATAACTTAAACCCCAAGCTAAAACTTGCACACTGGCAAAAGATCAACCAAACATGAGGTTGCTTTGTGGTAgggctttaaaaaatgtgaagggAGATTACCATCAGCCCGACTGATGGCCTCATGTGATGCCAGGTAACCCAAGTGTCCCCCTGTGCCAGAATCTGCATCCTGAAGTACATCTTGAAGAGCATTTGTGTCAGgattctgtatgtgctccccATGCTACGATTCTGGCCACTTGGGGAAATTATTGGTGGTAAGCCTTACTGAGAGATTAGTTATTTGGTATCTGCTAGTCTGATTCACAGGATATGTTGAATGGTGTCTGTCAAGGTTCTGTTGTCGTCTGAGCCTAGTTAATATCTCTTACTGAGTGACTTCCATGTCGGACTGGAGTACGCTCATTAAATATGCAGATAACAAGAGACTTCCGAGCACACGGAAGGAGATGCTTTTAAAGAATTGGGATGCAATTCAATAGCAGTAATTGCGAAATTCTAGGTGTGCAAGTGTAATGATCAGTGCAGGATGCAGAAAACTGCCCGCAAGAAGTAGTGGATGACAAAGTGAGCAAGAGTTGGCAACCCCCTGCTATGTGGTTTGGCTGTGGAAACAGGGATGCAGTTGTCAGGACGCAAGGAAGTGCTTCATGGGGATAAGGGAGAGGGACGTAATAATGGTCTTTGGGGCCACAAAAAGTGGCTATGAGGTTGAGCAAGAGCCGTGCTCTCTCCAAGGACGTTATACTTTAACAGTATGTTGCGCTTTGAAATGATAATGGAATAGATCATCACTTGGAGGCCTTTAAGCACAAGTTCTCTCTCAGCAATGATCCAGAAAATTGATGCTGCACTGGGAAAAAGAGCTAATCTACGTGGTCTCTCAAGAATAATCCGAGCTCTGTTTTTAAGTGATTTAATTACTTTGATACtctttatttactcattttatCTCCCCCACAGCAGTTTTTAACAAACTTGCAAGATGTTAAGTAAGCTGGTTTGTGCGTCAGCGTGCAAGGCATGTGGTGCATCAGCATGCAAGGCATTTTGGCGTGTCAGTCTGCAAGGCATTTGCTATGTCAGCGTGCAAGGCATGTGGTGCGTGAGCGTGCAAGGCATTTCATGCATCAGCGTGCAAGGTGCTCGCTGTGTCTGCATGCAAGATGTTTACAGCTCGGAGGCATCAGCAGGGGAGGGGGCAAAGGAAGTTGCCCAGTGCAGAGAAGAGGGCTGAGATGGCGGGGCCTGGGGTGCAAGGCagagctcctcctgccccctggGGCCCCTGCTGTTCACAGCACTGCATGGGAGCGTCTGAAGAAAGCTTTTACTTGTGCACGTGTTTCCTCAGGAGAGGTGGCGTTGCAGCTCTCGCAGGGCGTgagagcacaggcagcagcaccagagccGTCGAGGTCCTCGTGCTCATCTCCTTGTGCCCCACGCAGGGAGGCGGTGGGAGAGCAGGGCCTGCGCCACGAgggcctgctgggctgctgacCGCGCTCGTCCTCCCTCGGCCGCGTCCCTCAGAAGAGCAGGATGGTGCGGATGCTggaagggggaagaagggagcAGTTAAGGGAGGTGCTGCCGCAGTGctcaggagcaggcagaggggcaggcaggtGCAGCTGGGACCGGCCACCTCAGCTCTCACCCAGCCTCTTCTGAACTCAGCGAGGGTGCTGAAGGGAAAGCCTAAGGCACCCCGTCCCGCCCCGCAGCTCCTGTGCGTCAGTCTGAAGGCACAGTCTCCCCCCCTTCTGCGGTTGCTGCGAGGTCCCCACGGacgccccttcctcctcactctgCTTTGCCTGCCCCGTGCTTTCGAACGCCGCAGCGAGGTGTGGGGTCTGAGGGGCTGTGCCGGGGCTGCAGGGTCTCTGCTGAGCTGAACCCCGGGGAGGAGCAGTCCCTGTGCCCAGGGCAGCCTCTTCCCTCCGTCTTACAGCAGGGCCTCCCACCGCCCGGATCAGGGCCCTGCCTGCTGGCAATGCTTGGGTGCTGGGTGAGGGCAGCGAGCCGGGCGCTGCCTCCCGGAGTGCCTGGAGCGCTGCCCTGCCAGACAGAGGCCTCGTTCCTGCGAGTCAGATCCTCACCTTTTGCCCGCGCGTAACAATTCAAAGCCCTCGTTGATTTTAGCGATCGGCAGCGTGTGCGTGATCAGCAAGTCAGAGTTAAATTTCTTCTCCAGATAGCTGGAGACTAGTTTGGGGATGGCATCTCTCATCTTCCAGCCtagagaagggggagaaagcACCCGCAGTGAGTGACTGGAGAAATGCTGTTGAGAGGGAACGATGGTGGCGTTGTCTGGTGCCAAAGTCTGTCAAGAGTGCTCTGAGATGAATGCAGGAGCAGACAAGGAGTTCAGCATCTGCACCAGGCTTTGCTGACCTTTTAGCAACAACAACTCAAAGAGAGTTGGTGAGTCTTTCCAAGCTCAAAACATTCGCAGTGACCAAGGGGCTCCTGGATAACAACTATGAGGGAAAGTTTCTTCTGCCCTACCGCTGAGTACATTGTGACTTGGGAAAAGGAGTTGTCAAGGGAGGGGTtctttgtatatatgtatgtttttatatatgattatttgtatatatatatatataatttgtttttatttattattatttattttatttattattatttgtgtatatatatatagatagatagatagatagatagatatttGCCCTTAGAGGGTAACTGTTCTACAGACGGTTTGGGAATTACTGTGGAAGGACAAGACTGAAATGTCTAAAATCTTTCCCTTACTTTCATACCTCCAAGCAGAGTCCCTTTACAGGTACGGCCACTTAGCAGAAGCAAAGGATCGATGGGAACCACTGAACCAGAAGGTAATTCTCCAACCACCACGCAGACACCAGTGTTCATATTGCAAGAggccagggcagcagcctgATGGGACAGGCGAGTGAATTAGACACACCTGAGAGAAATTTCAGTTGTCTGCCACTCACTGCTATCTAAAAACCGACTCTCTTTTCTGTAACAGACTATGAAAGCACCATCCTGTTTTGAGACTCCTACGTTATTTTCTCCCCAAGCCAGAAGATTGCCCTTCTGGGCAAAGACAAGCCCAGAAGCGCTGGCATCAGGCAAGAAAGCTTGAGCTGTGGTGAAATTTGCCCTGATAGGATGCTGTGAATGATCTGGGAAGGAGCACGTGTGATAAAAGACCACATACTGCGGTATCAGCTGTCCCGATGACCTCAAAGGAGTAGTCCACGCCGTACCCGGTCATCTCGGTGAGCACCTCCTGAACAGGCTTCTTGAAGTCCCGAGGGCTGATGCACTCGGtggctcccagctccttggCCCTGGCAAATTTCTCCTTGTTGATATCAACGGCGATGATGCGAGAAGCCCCGGCCGCCTTGCAGCCCATGACAACGGAGAGGCCAACTCCTCCGAGGCCGAAGACGGCGCAGGTGGAGCCCGGCTTTACCTGCACGACATGGGGTCGGGTCAGCCTCCCGTGGGAGGAGGAGGTTTCTGTGGCAGAGCATTTCTGCGGGTGCGGAGGCGGCTGCGGGGTGCTTATTCTTGACACGGCTGAATACCAACCTTGGCGGTGTTGATGGCAGCCCCGTAGCCTGTGGAGAAACCGCAGCCCAGCAAGCAGACTTTGTCCAGAGGGGCAGCAGCATCTACCTTGGCAAGGCTGAAGTCCGGCACAACAGTGTACTCTGCAAAGGTGCTGATCCAGAGGAAGTGGTGGATCTGTTTCCCTCGGCACGTGAACCTGCTGGTCTTGTCGGGCAGCAGGCACTGTGACACGGAGAGGCTGTTGGGAGCACGTGCACGTGTCACCCATCACACAAAGCACTCACGTGTGTGGCAGAACTGCTGACAGCCGAGCCTGTGTGGGTAACGGGGAAGGGGAAGCAAACTCACTGTGACTTCAGGCAGTAGTTGGAGTCAGGATTCTTGCAGAAGCAGCATTCCCCGCACTGAGGAAGGCCAAAGAGGATGACTTTGTCTCCTGGAACAAAGCAGAGCCAGCGTTAGGTGCCTCTCGCTCGGCAGCCTGGAGGGTGCTGCCTGTCACGGCGCCTGATGGCAGCAGCCTGGCATGAaccctctgctttctctgcccGCAGGAAATGTTGAGAGCCCGACTCGGGCACTTTGGGGGACAGATGAGGGAAGTGTGTGTGGTGGTTCAGTGCTACTGGTGTGCAGCCAGTCATGGCTGCAGGCTTCTGGGGGCTATTTCAGAGCTCTGGGCAGCCCCATGGGCTTCGAGAGCTGAGTCCTGGGTGTGGGCTGGTTACCTGGTTTCACAGAGGTCACTCCTTCTCCAATGCTCTCCACAATCCCAGCTCCTTCATGGCCAGGGATGATTGGGAAATCTGTATCAGTAAAGTCACCTCCCAGAACGTGGTCATCTGTGCGACAAATCCCTGTGGCCACTATCTGTTTGGAGGGGAAAGAGCAGGTGAGCTATAGAGGGAGCCTGGTCTTTTTTGAAGGCAGCAGGTAGATGTAATTTCTATGGGTGTCACCATGGTTGGTGCTGCTGCCTCATGCTGATACGCCTGTGCCCACGCCAGGAACAAGCCCTTCTGCTCATGCTGAAGGCTTTGCTTGGCTTTCCTCTGCactgtgctgcaggggctggggattAGTTGGTGGCATTTGTCTGGCTCTCCGGTTTCTGGGAATGGGTGGTCCTGAGTGGCTGCGTCTGAAATGGCATGGTGTAACTTAGCAGGAGAGAACAAATTGCTGCCCTTTGCACTGTTTTGATACTGAATTTGATAATCCAGTGAAGACTGTCCTTTTCTGTTGACCTGAATAGCATCAGTGCCAAAAGCTGGGGAGATGTTTGTGACAGGTGGGGCATCGGACAGCTACTGCCAGGTGTGAGCAGTCCACCTTCccagagcactgctgtgcaTAGGTCTGTGCCTTTACCTACGAGTTGTCACGTTCCAAAATGGTTTGCATTTAATCAGATTATCAGTCTTTTCCCT
The window above is part of the Cygnus atratus isolate AKBS03 ecotype Queensland, Australia unplaced genomic scaffold, CAtr_DNAZoo_HiC_assembly HiC_scaffold_119, whole genome shotgun sequence genome. Proteins encoded here:
- the LOC118261538 gene encoding alcohol dehydrogenase 1-like isoform X1; this translates as MATSGKVIRCRAAVAWAVGKPLSLEEVEVAPPKAREVRVKIVATGICRTDDHVLGGDFTDTDFPIIPGHEGAGIVESIGEGVTSVKPGDKVILFGLPQCGECCFCKNPDSNYCLKSHLSVSQCLLPDKTSRFTCRGKQIHHFLWISTFAEYTVVPDFSLAKVDAAAPLDKVCLLGCGFSTGYGAAINTAKVKPGSTCAVFGLGGVGLSVVMGCKAAGASRIIAVDINKEKFARAKELGATECISPRDFKKPVQEVLTEMTGYGVDYSFEVIGTADTAAAALASCNMNTGVCVVVGELPSGSVVPIDPLLLLSGRTCKGTLLGGWKMRDAIPKLVSSYLEKKFNSDLLITHTLPIAKINEGFELLRAGKSIRTILLF
- the LOC118261538 gene encoding alcohol dehydrogenase 1-like isoform X3, with the translated sequence MIVATGICRTDDHVLGGDFTDTDFPIIPGHEGAGIVESIGEGVTSVKPGDKVILFGLPQCGECCFCKNPDSNYCLKSHLSVSQCLLPDKTSRFTCRGKQIHHFLWISTFAEYTVVPDFSLAKVDAAAPLDKVCLLGCGFSTGYGAAINTAKVKPGSTCAVFGLGGVGLSVVMGCKAAGASRIIAVDINKEKFARAKELGATECISPRDFKKPVQEVLTEMTGYGVDYSFEVIGTADTAAAALASCNMNTGVCVVVGELPSGSVVPIDPLLLLSGRTCKGTLLGGWKMRDAIPKLVSSYLEKKFNSDLLITHTLPIAKINEGFELLRAGKSIRTILLF
- the LOC118261538 gene encoding alcohol dehydrogenase 1-like isoform X2, producing the protein MATSGKVIRCRAAVAWAVGKPLSLEEVEVAPPKAREVRVKIVATGICRTDDHVLGGDFTDTDFPIIPGHEGAGIVESIGEGVTSVKPGDKVILFGLPQCGECCFCKNPDSNYCLKSHLSVSQCLLPDKTSRFTCRGKQIHHFLWISTFAEYTVVPDFSLAKVDAAAPLDKVCLLGCGFSTGYGAAINTAKVKPGSTCAVFGLGGVGLSVVMGCKAAGASRIIAVDINKEKFARAKELGATECISPRDFKKPVQEVLTEMTGYGVDYSFEVIGTADTAAAALASCNMNTGVCVVVGELPSGSVVPIDPLLLLSGRTCKGTLLGGMKMRDAIPKLVSSYLEKKFNSDLLITHTLPIAKINEGFELLRAGKSIRTILLF